The Myxocyprinus asiaticus isolate MX2 ecotype Aquarium Trade chromosome 26, UBuf_Myxa_2, whole genome shotgun sequence genome has a window encoding:
- the LOC127417153 gene encoding transmembrane protein 170A isoform X1 has translation MQDDYNVEIGFVKQILSLNLVPRKNVTNCGRNDTSLCNFTEMWYGVFLWAVVSSLVFHLPAALLALATLRRHKMARFFPIGILLMGIIGPLFGGVLTSAAIAGVYKAAGKSMFSLEALVFGVGQSLCIFIISFLRVLATL, from the exons ATGCAGGACGACTATAACGTGGAGATAGGATTCGTGAAACAGATCCTCAGTTTGAATCTGGTGCCGAGGAAAAATGTCACCAACTGCGGGAGGAACGACACCTCTCTGTGCAATTTCACTG AGATGTGGTATGGGGTGTTTCTGTGGGCTGTTGTCTCCTCGCTGGTTTTCCACCTGCCAGCTGCCCTCCTGGCCCTTGCAACACTCCGCAGACATAAGATGGCAAGATTTTTCCCCATCGGCATCCTTCTAATGGGCATCATAGGCCCACTGTTTGGAGGGGTTCTCACTA GTGCAGCCATTGCAGGGGTTTATAAGGCGGCTGGGAAAAGCATGTTCTCCTTGGAGGCCTTGGTGTTTGGAGTGGGACAGTCTTTGTGTATTTTTATCATATCCTTCCTCAGAGTGCTGGCGACACTGTAG
- the LOC127417153 gene encoding transmembrane protein 170A isoform X2 has translation MLFLTRATLNTEMWYGVFLWAVVSSLVFHLPAALLALATLRRHKMARFFPIGILLMGIIGPLFGGVLTSAAIAGVYKAAGKSMFSLEALVFGVGQSLCIFIISFLRVLATL, from the exons atgttattcctgacgagagccactttaaacacaG AGATGTGGTATGGGGTGTTTCTGTGGGCTGTTGTCTCCTCGCTGGTTTTCCACCTGCCAGCTGCCCTCCTGGCCCTTGCAACACTCCGCAGACATAAGATGGCAAGATTTTTCCCCATCGGCATCCTTCTAATGGGCATCATAGGCCCACTGTTTGGAGGGGTTCTCACTA GTGCAGCCATTGCAGGGGTTTATAAGGCGGCTGGGAAAAGCATGTTCTCCTTGGAGGCCTTGGTGTTTGGAGTGGGACAGTCTTTGTGTATTTTTATCATATCCTTCCTCAGAGTGCTGGCGACACTGTAG